The genomic region ctggagtaaaatttctttaaagtaactaaacttttacttgagtacaatttttgTAGTACTCTTTCCACTTctgttaaaatcaaatcactgaAGAGGTGCACTGCATTTCAACGTTGTCCAACAGAGGGCAGCATAGACCTGCCAAATCTGCCACCGCAAAAGCACTTCCAGTAGTTTTCATGAGGAGGTGAGAcggagctttttctttttggaggaaGACGCATCATTGATGCCAAAATGACAGTCAACTATCCAGTCACAGTTTCAGGGCAGGGCCATAGGGAGAGCTTTTTGGTAGTGACATGAGCTGATAGCAGCCATAACAGACagaatttcacattaaaacagtttcttGTGAGGGACGATACCATTGACTgtacaattacaattttttatttcaatgatcCAATATCGATTCTGAAAAATGGAGGATAGTGTGGATTgacaggagaagacaggagagaCGACCCGCGGTGCGCTAGGATTTTATAACTGAGCTATGACGAGGACGCACACTTTCATTTTAGGACTGtgtggaaatctgatgtttttcacatcacagatgATGAAGAAGGACACTAAAGTTTGAGTCTACAGATCAAACATGAAGCTAATATGAATGGATAAAGGGTTTGGTGTGGGGCAGCTGCTCTGCAGGTGTGCTGACCTGACACCAATCGGGATGAGGTGTGAATAATATATTtagataaaaatatatgaaCCACGAGCACATGACAAATTAATATAATGAAGACAACCCATGATGTTACAATTCATCTTgtgggaaacatgaatgtctgaattAATGGCTCTcaatccaacagttgttgagacatttgcCATGCTCACGTGTTACGCTTCATGTACTCATTTTACATATCAACATgctctgttttcattaaatcaagttcattttattcatataatttaaatttatacaGCCCAATATTACAAACCACATATTTGCCTCAATGGGGAAAATTACTGTTGTTCTCATAGAACTAAATAAATGCCACCATTTGTATTGAACTGTTTCTTATATTGTTCATGAACTGGGCTGCCATTTTGTCCAGGACTAAGACAGGACAAAGACTACACCAACTAAAAGCTGCTTTCctacttttttcctctccagctgGTTGGTCAGCTCCATCTCAGCTAGACGTCGTTGGTTGAGGAGAACCAGGTCTCTGGTGACGTCATGCTGGGCCAGGTCAGCCAGGTGAAGGCCGACATCTTGAAGTTCCTGTAGGCTTCGTAGCTTCGGAGAACACAGGCACAACATACAGCCGAGAGAATCCATCCACAACATCTGACCTGCAgataaaatgaatacagattaaCATATGGACGGAATTGCATTGCAGTTATTATTTCAGCAGTTCCTGACCCTGTTCTTGGTGTCCCACTGCCCTgctcattttccccttttctctgctCCTACTTACTTGCTCTCTCCTCTTAGAACCTGGTGGGAATAAGGCCCCAATGTGCTCTCTTGCATCATATTGATCCTCCACCCAAGTTCACGTTGTTTATCTTGGTCCTGCATAAAGTCATTTTTGGTCTCCCAGATATCAGCACAACAAGGATGTCCACACCGAGGTTGTCCATCACCATGACAATACTGTGGTGATTGCAGACTGAGAAAGAGATGAACCTCAGTGTGACCCTGGGCGACGATTGGCCACAGAGTCAGTCCAATGACCCTGTGGTTGCTGATCTCAGACAAGGCTCTTCTCTGTTCTGGCCCAACAATGGTGGAATGAGTTCCTCAATGAAGTAAGGAAGCACAGACATTGCAGATTTTTCCCATGGGGTAAAAACCACCTTTTCAGACTACACCTCCATGCCCCATACTAGCACTTTCTgatcttttatttcttaaaaaaaagaaagtttctCAAAAAATACAACTAGAAGAAGAGTAGGTTGATTTGATTGGTTGTGGGGGTGCTGTgattataaaatgtattgaagTGCCGTTTTACCTCTTAGTTTGAGCGTGgagtgtttgtctttgtagttCTTCAAGACAAATTGACTGTTGATGAATTTCCTGATGCTCTCAATTTTAAAAGTCAcctggaggacagagaaagaggttgCACAATACTGCTTTAATGTTTACTACTGCTCACTGCAACAGTACTATTCTACTAAACTTCATAATTCTCTATTTGGCTtcaagttataatccttaagattttcatgaaatcaaaccctggttttattactatttataaCCCAAATTTCTTTAGCAACAACCACtctatgtatttacattcagaaaTGACTTTTTTATATAGTAGGAAAGGAAATGTCAAGGGATTCATGAAAcagtgcatgtactgtatataatccagggttactgtttttaatttgagctCAGTGATATCGGTGATGTTAGCTGTTCACTCTCTCACAGCTGTATCTGAGTAGTACTAATTTACTGCTGCTACAAGCCCGACATTGCCTACTGCTGCTAGTGTGCATTACTAGCATTCAGCTGGCAAAACACAGAGTGCCTCCCATTGCGAAGCAGTCACAGgaaacacagtgtgtttgtcacagAGGTAAGTGCTGGCAACTgctgagctgttagatgaagaacTGCATGCAACTGTGTCCTGCCGTAGTGTGGAAACCTGCTCACGCCACGTGGGTTGTGAAATGAGACGGCGGTTCCTGAAGGCttgatggaaaaatgaatttgtggATTAAAACCAGAGGTTTTCAGACTGTGAGGCAGGCTTCCCCAGGAGGTGGTGGAAGGAGTTGAAGGGGGGTGGGGAGGGAGAGACGGGAGGCTACGATACTGTGTGAGGTAAAAGCAACAGgttctaaaaacaacaggaagtccCTTACTGTACTGATTTGGCCCGGTTACAAACAGAGTCAGGAGTCGCAGCACCAGTCATGGCCACAACCACAGCACATGGAGGCCATCTGAGGGATTTGAAGCAGCAAAATAAAGCGATGTTTGATACCAAGAGCATTGCAGCCTGAAACTACAGAAGCTAAACTGAAATGCTGGAAATATCATCAAAAAACTCAAGCTGGGTTTACTTGCATTTGTCTATTTGTTAActcaaataaactgaaactgattCCGAGCCTGTTCGCACTCTCTACTTTGGATCCTATTTTAATGGCGCAATGACCATTGCAAAAATATTTAGGTCTGGGATGCACGGCATGACATGAAAATACATAGAGTGCAGTTTTCTACTTTTAGTTGATACAatgactgtaaaaataaataatataaacaataataatttcagCCACATTTCTGCTGCATCTTACATTGAACATGGTCCAAACATATCGTACTTGATGTCACAGAACGCCACTTTTGCTGCAACAGGAGGCAATGATGCACATAATTTATGAGCCCTGGTAATCTGACATCTCCTCCGTGAACAGGCAGAACAAATACTTATAACTGACCAGTCTGATGTGCGTAAGATGAATCAAGGTGGGCAATCCTGAATAATGGCACTGCGCTGCACTAATGGCAAATCGGAGGCTGCAGACTTATCACACAAATCTGTCCCGTTTTAAAGAGGGTGGAACCATTTGCTCTGGTATTTAGTTTGCTCTTGTTGCCTACACAGGAGCACTTGCTTGGTCACATACATGCGCGcatattttctgcatttaaagACATACTAAGCAAATTGAACCTCTAAGTTTAGACAAATACCTTCTTCACATAGGTGTCCTAGTAAGGTCAGGGTTGCTTAAGCATTGGGCAACCCCAGGATTAATAGCTGTTCTGTTCTTTCCAGTCGTTACTGTACTCTCCTGTGTTCCTCTCTGctgatatattttaatgtactttGCTACGTTTCTCACACCTCTGTGACTAAATTTATGACTCTTGGCTCTGTGACTGTATTTTACCTGTGGGTGTACAATGGTGAAGTATTGGTCCAATGTAGCATCTCTGGCATGAAGACCTGGAACAAACTTTTGTATGTTCACCCCTGTCTGCCTTATCTTCAGCTGAAAGTAAGTCAGGGTCAGAGACCAGAAATTGAGAAAGACCGATCGGCGGCAGTAACACAAGGTATCAGGATTCCACTGCAGTTTGTGCCGATGCCAatgatttgaataaaaaagCAAGTCCAACACTTTCACGAAGCTACTAAAGCACACAGACACGTGGAGCCTTACATCTTCATCAAAGACGATGTGAAAGGGAAAAGCATTGCAGAAAGCCTTCTCTTCCATCCACAGCTTGTGCGGGTAACATGGACTGAAGGTGCACTGGTGGCTACCTGGGAAGTAAATCAAACACACCCATTCCATCACTGTGGGATAAGCTACTCTTATTATATATGTAACTTGCCACAGATTGGTTGGGAAAAACCTTCTCCCCCTCCCAAACATGGCTAGCATTAACACATACAATCTGATTCTCAGGATGGTCGATATAAAAGCAGGCCATGCTTCAAACAAAGAGCTTCTGCCTTGTTTCAAACAGCATTTGAAACCCCTCCCACCCACTCGGTGTGGTTGTTTCTACCAGGCACAATATGGTGCAGGCCCTTCCTGTCAGAATAGTAGTGAAGCAGCATCCTCCCATCATGTGTCATCTCCACTCGGAAAGACGGCGTAT from Xiphias gladius isolate SHS-SW01 ecotype Sanya breed wild unplaced genomic scaffold, ASM1685928v1 HiC_scaffold_296, whole genome shotgun sequence harbors:
- the LOC120787599 gene encoding guanylate cyclase soluble subunit beta-2-like, which encodes MCSDVSDVPADVFLRLFGEHFFIFCKQAGYDTMLRTLGGNLMEFIGNLDALHSYLALSYQMNTPSFRVEMTHDGRMLLHYYSDRKGLHHIVPGSHQCTFSPCYPHKLWMEEKAFCNAFPFHIVFDEDLKIRQTGVNIQKFVPGLHARDATLDQYFTIVHPQVTFKIESIRKFINSQFVLKNYKDKHSTLKLRGQMLWMDSLGCMLCLCSPKLRSLQELQDVGLHLADLAQHDVTRDLVLLNQRRLAEMELTNQLERKKVGKQLLVGVVFVLS